The following proteins come from a genomic window of Streptomyces sp. NBC_01716:
- a CDS encoding flotillin family protein, which yields MSPVIIAVAGVVVLLVLLALVVITRYKVAGPSEAFIITGRRGKSSTDPVTGRVSTDNSGQKVVVGGGVFVVPFVQQKFTLDLSSRHIPVAVRGAVTLRGVKAHLEGVAIVKVGGNEDAIRAAAQRFLRQQKGIVGFTQEVLSGALRAIVGRMAVEDIIRDRAAFAGQVAEEAEASLSGQGLILDAFQIQDITTEGSYLEDLGRPEAARARQEADIAEAIAKRASEQARLKAAEEIAVAERTFYLKQAEIKVETEAAKAKANAAGPLAEAARQQEVLGEQEKVAQRQAALTDRQLDTKVRKPADAARYQAEQEAEARRIALVKEAEADAERSRLTGEGEKLRRAALAEAVRIEGEAEADAIAARGTAEAGAMQKKADAYRQYGDAAVLQMLVEVLPAVVGKAAEPLSAVDKLTVISTDGASQLSRTVTDNVAQGMELLTSTTGVDIAALLKNLSERTSSAEPVEASENNKKIEISG from the coding sequence ATGAGTCCAGTGATCATCGCGGTGGCGGGAGTCGTCGTACTTCTCGTCCTGCTCGCTCTCGTCGTCATCACCCGCTACAAGGTCGCGGGCCCCAGCGAGGCCTTCATCATCACCGGCCGCCGGGGCAAGTCGTCCACCGACCCTGTCACCGGCCGGGTCAGCACCGACAACAGTGGCCAAAAGGTCGTGGTGGGCGGCGGCGTCTTCGTCGTCCCCTTCGTCCAGCAGAAGTTCACGCTCGACCTGTCCAGCAGGCACATCCCGGTCGCCGTACGGGGCGCGGTGACCCTGCGCGGCGTCAAGGCGCATCTCGAAGGTGTCGCCATCGTCAAGGTCGGCGGCAACGAGGACGCCATCCGCGCCGCCGCCCAGCGCTTCCTGCGGCAGCAGAAGGGCATCGTCGGCTTCACCCAGGAAGTGCTCTCCGGTGCGCTGCGCGCCATCGTCGGCCGGATGGCCGTCGAGGACATCATCCGCGACCGCGCCGCCTTCGCCGGACAGGTCGCCGAGGAGGCCGAGGCGAGCCTGTCCGGGCAGGGCCTGATCCTGGACGCCTTCCAGATCCAGGACATCACCACCGAGGGCTCGTACCTGGAGGACCTGGGCAGGCCCGAGGCCGCTCGCGCCCGCCAGGAGGCGGACATCGCCGAGGCGATCGCCAAGCGGGCCTCCGAGCAGGCCAGGCTCAAGGCCGCCGAGGAGATCGCGGTGGCCGAGCGGACCTTCTATCTGAAGCAGGCCGAGATCAAGGTCGAGACCGAGGCGGCCAAGGCAAAGGCGAACGCGGCAGGACCGCTCGCCGAGGCCGCGCGCCAGCAGGAAGTCCTCGGCGAGCAGGAGAAGGTGGCGCAGCGTCAGGCGGCACTGACGGACCGTCAGCTGGACACCAAGGTGCGTAAGCCGGCCGACGCCGCCCGCTACCAGGCCGAGCAGGAGGCGGAGGCCCGCAGGATCGCGCTGGTCAAGGAGGCCGAGGCGGACGCCGAGCGGTCGCGGCTCACCGGTGAGGGCGAGAAGCTGCGTCGCGCGGCGCTGGCCGAGGCCGTACGGATCGAGGGTGAGGCGGAGGCCGACGCCATCGCGGCGCGCGGTACGGCGGAGGCCGGGGCGATGCAGAAGAAGGCGGACGCATATCGGCAGTACGGCGACGCGGCCGTGCTCCAGATGCTCGTCGAGGTGCTGCCCGCCGTCGTGGGCAAGGCGGCCGAGCCGCTGAGCGCCGTGGACAAGCTGACGGTCATCTCCACGGACGGCGCGAGCCAGCTCTCGCGTACGGTCACCGACAACGTCGCACAGGGCATGGAACTGCTCACGTCGACCACCGGCGTCGACATCGCCGCGCTGCTCAAGAACCTTTCGGAGCGTACGAGTTCGGCGGAGCCGGTCGAGGCGTCGGAGAACAACAAGAAGATCGAGATCAGCGGCTGA
- a CDS encoding polysaccharide deacetylase family protein, with protein MPTYVPRLLPLALLGTVIAGCAGDTDTRLAPAPSTRPTTHQPAGPERPATTPVFLRAADPPGKTRASTAAKTVALTFDADMTADQGARAARGERFDNPTLISSLRRLEVPSTIFMTGRWAEEYPFQAREIGSDPLFEVANHSYSHHSFTAGCHGLPVLPKKDMAADVERAFRAFREAGVRQVVPYFRFPGGCYDQSALRTLAPAGLTAVQWDVVSGDAFATDADAVAEQVIAEVRPGSLVVMHCTTSAAPVTDEAVRMIVPALRERGYRFVKVSDLMKG; from the coding sequence ATGCCCACATACGTACCGAGACTGCTGCCCCTCGCCCTGCTGGGAACCGTCATCGCGGGATGCGCCGGCGACACCGATACGCGGCTGGCCCCCGCCCCGTCGACCAGACCCACGACGCACCAGCCGGCCGGGCCGGAACGCCCGGCGACCACGCCGGTCTTCCTCCGCGCCGCGGACCCCCCGGGCAAGACCCGTGCCAGTACGGCCGCCAAGACCGTCGCGCTCACCTTCGACGCCGACATGACGGCCGACCAGGGCGCCCGCGCGGCCCGCGGCGAGCGCTTCGACAACCCGACGCTGATCTCGTCGCTGCGCCGCCTCGAAGTCCCCTCGACGATCTTCATGACGGGCCGGTGGGCGGAGGAGTACCCGTTCCAGGCGAGAGAGATCGGCTCGGACCCCCTGTTCGAGGTCGCGAACCACTCGTACAGCCATCACTCCTTCACGGCCGGGTGCCACGGGCTGCCGGTGCTTCCCAAGAAGGACATGGCCGCCGACGTGGAGCGGGCCTTCCGCGCGTTCCGTGAGGCGGGGGTGCGCCAGGTGGTGCCGTACTTCCGCTTTCCCGGCGGCTGTTACGACCAGTCGGCGCTGCGGACCCTGGCCCCGGCGGGCCTGACGGCGGTCCAGTGGGACGTCGTCAGCGGCGACGCCTTCGCCACGGACGCGGACGCGGTGGCGGAACAGGTAATCGCCGAGGTACGGCCGGGCTCGCTGGTGGTCATGCACTGCACGACGAGCGCGGCACCGGTGACGGACGAGGCGGTCCGGATGATCGTCCCGGCGCTGCGCGAGCGCGGCTACCGCTTCGTCAAGGTGTCGGACCTGATGAAGGGCTGA
- a CDS encoding AIM24 family protein has product MKSDLFASENMAQQATTPGMSLQNAKSVKYAVNGEMHARQGSMIAFRGNLQFERKGQGIGGMFKRAVTGEGLPLMAVKGQGEAWFAHEANNCFIVDIDQGDALTVNGRNVLCFDSTLSYEIKTVKGAGMTGGGLFNSLFTGYGKLAVICEGTPIVIPVTAQAPVYVDTDAVVGWSAQLGTSLHRSQSVGSMIRGGSGEAVQLMLQGEGFVIVRPSELTPPKTSGS; this is encoded by the coding sequence ATGAAAAGCGATCTCTTTGCCAGCGAGAACATGGCGCAGCAGGCCACGACTCCCGGGATGAGCCTCCAGAACGCCAAATCCGTCAAATACGCCGTCAACGGTGAGATGCACGCCCGTCAGGGGTCGATGATCGCCTTCCGGGGCAATCTCCAGTTCGAACGCAAGGGCCAGGGCATCGGCGGAATGTTCAAGCGCGCCGTCACCGGCGAGGGGCTGCCGCTGATGGCAGTCAAGGGCCAGGGCGAGGCGTGGTTCGCGCACGAGGCGAACAACTGCTTCATCGTCGACATCGACCAGGGCGACGCGCTCACCGTCAACGGCCGCAACGTCCTCTGTTTCGACTCCACCCTCTCCTACGAGATCAAGACGGTGAAGGGCGCGGGCATGACCGGCGGCGGCCTCTTCAACAGCCTCTTCACCGGCTACGGGAAGCTCGCCGTCATCTGCGAGGGCACCCCCATCGTCATCCCCGTCACCGCTCAGGCGCCGGTGTACGTCGACACGGACGCCGTCGTCGGCTGGAGCGCCCAGCTGGGCACCTCGCTGCACCGCTCGCAGTCCGTCGGCTCGATGATCCGCGGCGGTTCCGGCGAGGCCGTCCAACTGATGCTCCAGGGCGAGGGTTTCGTCATCGTCCGGCCGAGCGAGCTGACGCCGCCGAAGACGTCCGGAAGCTGA
- a CDS encoding peptidyl-tRNA hydrolase produces the protein MSIDNTSGSASDSPFRHELTARDEAPQFVLPLVVRIERAAPPTRTDALEAAARAVLVMLADERSNGDGEWARAMRDWQDARIRKVVRRARGSEWRKASQLPGITVTGPEETGPEGAAEPAEGAAFARYAEVRVFPPVPLDGWPKELAKLQVSGTDLADPEEPPAADLSAPVLWLSPDVGMSAGKAMAQAGHGAQLAWWELSETERKAWQEAGFPLSVRTPDAARWRQLTISGLPLVRDAGFTEIAPGSSTVVADHPALRR, from the coding sequence GTGAGCATCGACAACACCTCCGGCAGCGCGTCCGACAGCCCGTTCCGGCATGAGCTGACCGCGCGCGACGAGGCCCCGCAGTTCGTCCTGCCGCTGGTGGTACGGATCGAGAGGGCCGCGCCGCCGACCCGTACCGACGCGCTGGAGGCCGCCGCCCGCGCCGTACTCGTCATGCTCGCCGACGAGCGGTCGAACGGGGACGGCGAGTGGGCGCGGGCGATGCGGGACTGGCAGGACGCCCGGATCCGCAAGGTGGTGCGCAGGGCGCGCGGCTCGGAGTGGCGGAAGGCGTCGCAGCTGCCGGGGATCACGGTGACCGGCCCCGAGGAGACGGGCCCCGAGGGCGCGGCCGAGCCGGCCGAGGGCGCCGCCTTCGCCCGGTACGCGGAGGTACGGGTCTTCCCGCCGGTCCCGCTGGACGGCTGGCCCAAGGAGCTGGCGAAGCTCCAGGTCTCCGGCACCGACCTGGCCGATCCCGAGGAGCCGCCGGCCGCCGACCTCTCCGCCCCCGTGCTCTGGCTCAGTCCCGACGTCGGCATGTCGGCGGGCAAGGCGATGGCCCAGGCCGGCCACGGCGCGCAGCTCGCGTGGTGGGAACTGTCGGAGACGGAGCGCAAGGCGTGGCAGGAGGCCGGGTTCCCTCTCTCCGTACGTACTCCGGACGCCGCGCGCTGGCGCCAACTGACCATCAGCGGGCTGCCGTTGGTCCGTGATGCCGGTTTCACGGAAATCGCGCCCGGGTCGAGCACGGTGGTCGCCGATCATCCCGCGCTGCGGCGTTGA
- a CDS encoding DUF4142 domain-containing protein produces MRRINGTALIIAALVATVGALAFPVWSYADRSGTGEANLAASSVSTQWGPLSATDRDFLVKVRLAGLWELPAGQQAIERAPSQAIKDAGDHLVVGHTDLDARSRDVAAKLGVALPNQPNDQQQGWLRELSAATGAEYDRKFANLLRNAHGKVFALIAEVRHTTRNTLIRQLATDANQTVLDHITMLEATGLVDFDSIAREAAGTKTASPTGPPPPNGNLPPSPPAASPTGDSSFTSRPSTQPGAPTAVNTNRPEPSIKATP; encoded by the coding sequence TTGCGACGTATCAATGGCACGGCACTCATCATCGCGGCACTCGTCGCGACGGTCGGGGCGCTCGCCTTTCCTGTCTGGTCGTACGCCGACCGGTCCGGCACGGGGGAGGCGAATCTCGCGGCGTCGAGCGTGTCGACCCAGTGGGGTCCGCTCTCGGCGACGGACCGCGACTTCCTGGTGAAGGTGCGGCTCGCGGGGCTGTGGGAGCTGCCCGCCGGGCAGCAGGCGATCGAGCGTGCCCCGAGCCAGGCCATCAAGGACGCGGGTGACCATCTCGTCGTCGGCCACACCGATCTCGACGCCCGTTCGCGCGACGTGGCGGCGAAGCTCGGTGTCGCGCTGCCGAACCAGCCCAACGACCAGCAGCAGGGCTGGCTCAGGGAGTTGTCGGCGGCCACGGGTGCCGAGTACGACCGGAAGTTCGCGAACCTTCTGCGTAACGCGCACGGCAAGGTGTTCGCGCTGATAGCCGAGGTCAGACATACGACCAGAAACACCCTGATACGGCAGCTGGCGACCGATGCCAACCAGACGGTGCTCGACCACATCACCATGCTGGAGGCCACGGGGCTCGTCGACTTCGACAGCATCGCGCGGGAGGCGGCGGGCACCAAGACCGCCAGTCCCACGGGTCCGCCGCCGCCGAACGGCAATCTGCCGCCGTCGCCGCCCGCCGCGTCGCCGACCGGGGACAGCTCCTTCACCTCCCGGCCCTCCACGCAGCCGGGCGCGCCGACCGCCGTCAACACCAACCGTCCGGAGCCGAGCATCAAGGCGACGCCGTGA
- a CDS encoding DUF692 domain-containing protein: MSHTPQLGNPAELGIGIGWRPEIAEAVEALPGIDWVEAVAENVCADHLPDSLLRLRARGVTVVPHGVSLGLGGAERPDARRLADLAERAEALGSPLITEHIAFVRAGGPLTASPALQAGHLLPVPRTKDALRVLCENVRIAQDSLPVPLAVENIAALINWPDEEMTEGQFLAELVDRTGVRLLIDVANLHTNHVNRGEDPAKALDELPVEAIAYVHVAGGMERDGVWHDTHAHPVTAPVLDVLAELRSRVSPPGVLLERDDNFPPPAELAAELMTIRETLRGPGPTSVRNKGVAPTPRSSAQAQPEEQPTDRARERLALAQVALLSALVAGTPAPEGFDSRRLGVQSRALAGKRAEVVAKVAPELPGILGGGYRAAFLAYAKSRPMHAGYRRDALDFAEHLLIADLPEDAAARRELTRWWRDRAGARPPGRATRIARVARSVLVGR; the protein is encoded by the coding sequence ATGAGCCACACGCCACAACTGGGGAACCCGGCGGAACTGGGGATCGGCATCGGCTGGCGGCCCGAGATCGCGGAGGCGGTGGAGGCGCTGCCCGGTATCGACTGGGTCGAGGCCGTCGCCGAGAACGTCTGCGCCGACCATCTCCCCGACTCGCTCCTCCGGCTCCGCGCACGCGGGGTCACCGTCGTCCCGCACGGCGTCTCCCTCGGCCTGGGGGGCGCCGAGCGGCCCGACGCCCGGCGGCTGGCCGATCTGGCGGAGCGGGCCGAGGCGCTCGGCTCGCCGCTGATCACCGAACACATCGCCTTCGTACGGGCCGGCGGCCCGCTCACCGCCTCCCCCGCTCTGCAAGCCGGCCATCTGCTGCCGGTCCCCCGCACCAAGGACGCGCTGCGGGTGCTGTGCGAGAACGTACGGATCGCGCAGGACTCCCTGCCGGTGCCGCTCGCGGTGGAGAACATCGCCGCGCTGATCAACTGGCCGGACGAGGAGATGACGGAGGGTCAGTTCCTGGCGGAACTGGTGGACCGCACGGGCGTACGCCTGCTGATCGACGTCGCGAACCTCCACACCAACCACGTCAACCGCGGCGAGGACCCGGCGAAGGCGCTCGACGAACTGCCGGTGGAGGCGATCGCGTACGTCCATGTCGCTGGTGGCATGGAACGCGACGGCGTCTGGCACGACACCCACGCCCACCCGGTGACGGCCCCGGTGCTCGACGTCCTCGCGGAGCTGCGCTCCCGGGTGTCCCCGCCGGGAGTCCTCCTGGAACGTGACGACAACTTCCCGCCCCCGGCGGAACTGGCGGCGGAACTGATGACGATCCGCGAAACGCTCCGGGGCCCGGGGCCAACCTCTGTGCGGAATAAGGGGGTTGCTCCCACGCCCCGCTCTTCGGCGCAGGCGCAGCCCGAAGAGCAGCCCACCGATCGGGCTCGGGAGCGGCTGGCTCTCGCGCAGGTCGCTCTGTTGTCCGCCCTCGTCGCCGGGACTCCCGCGCCCGAGGGGTTCGACTCTCGGCGGCTGGGGGTGCAGAGCCGGGCGCTTGCCGGGAAGCGGGCCGAGGTGGTCGCGAAGGTGGCGCCCGAATTGCCGGGGATCCTCGGGGGCGGCTATCGCGCCGCGTTCCTCGCGTACGCCAAGTCCCGGCCCATGCACGCCGGTTACCGGCGTGACGCGCTCGACTTCGCCGAGCATCTGCTCATCGCCGACCTGCCCGAGGACGCGGCGGCGCGGCGTGAGCTGACGCGATGGTGGCGGGACCGGGCCGGGGCGCGCCCGCCGGGGCGGGCGACGCGTATCGCACGGGTGGCCCGTTCCGTACTCGTGGGGCGGTGA
- a CDS encoding TIGR04222 domain-containing membrane protein, translating into MDLLSAIFQIAIGLSVVSLIVGVVSLRSRGGSPQINSLMDAAFLGGGPGRVAETALVAMHADGRLGIGGPGIVAVYSNVARDPVEHAVLQEHARAPHGALHSLRLAVMRSRAVQDVGDSLAVRGLLIPAAKSRLWVYWGLTQAILCVPLIPLTIVMLVSSGSPAVIPTLPLAFIGFFSGVFCAVLARRRLTAAGVKARAGFRTAYTHITTPAHLVALDGASALPDTLLREQLMVATLMRPGRDFQPDSHLAAVTVEWCASAGFGDGGSGGSGSGGCGASGGGGCGSSGGSGCGGGSGGGGGCGGGGGGGGCGGGGGGG; encoded by the coding sequence ATGGACCTGCTTTCAGCCATTTTCCAGATCGCCATCGGTCTGTCCGTCGTCTCGCTGATCGTCGGAGTGGTCAGCCTGCGCTCACGCGGCGGCAGCCCTCAGATCAACAGCCTCATGGACGCCGCCTTCCTCGGCGGCGGTCCGGGCCGGGTCGCCGAGACCGCCCTCGTCGCGATGCACGCGGACGGGCGGCTGGGCATCGGCGGACCCGGCATCGTCGCCGTGTACAGCAATGTCGCGCGTGACCCGGTGGAGCACGCCGTCCTCCAGGAACACGCCCGCGCGCCGCACGGCGCCCTGCACTCGCTGCGCCTGGCGGTGATGCGCAGCCGCGCCGTCCAGGACGTCGGCGACTCCCTCGCGGTGCGGGGTCTGCTGATCCCGGCCGCGAAGTCCCGCCTCTGGGTGTACTGGGGGCTGACCCAGGCGATCCTCTGCGTGCCGCTCATACCGCTGACCATCGTCATGCTGGTGAGTTCCGGCTCGCCGGCGGTCATCCCGACCCTGCCGCTCGCGTTCATCGGGTTCTTCTCCGGTGTCTTCTGCGCCGTGCTGGCCAGGCGCCGGCTGACCGCCGCCGGGGTCAAGGCGCGGGCCGGATTCCGTACGGCGTACACGCACATCACCACGCCGGCCCATCTGGTCGCCCTGGACGGGGCGTCGGCTCTCCCGGACACGCTGTTGCGGGAGCAGCTCATGGTCGCGACGCTCATGCGGCCGGGGCGTGACTTCCAGCCGGACTCGCATCTGGCCGCCGTGACGGTGGAGTGGTGCGCGAGCGCGGGCTTCGGGGACGGCGGTTCGGGCGGCTCCGGCTCCGGCGGGTGCGGGGCCTCGGGAGGCGGGGGCTGCGGCAGCTCCGGAGGGTCGGGCTGCGGGGGCGGTTCCGGCGGCGGGGGCGGCTGCGGAGGGGGAGGGGGCGGCGGAGGCTGCGGAGGGGGCGGCGGCGGGGGCTGA
- a CDS encoding alpha/beta hydrolase, whose product MRAVAKYGALATLGSLVLSTLSAAPAGGADFAGASSEERGTVVAAKRAAAAGITFRTCPKAEMLPAPLTCGTVEVPLDYARPDGERIRLTVSRVKASGKTGAAGGDGKAVETVARQGALVYNPGGPGASSMAFPLAAGLPEWKRIAAAYDVVGYAPRGVGRSAPLSCQQPADFAKAPTLAPTHPSESYKRERISRAKAYAQGCARNGGHALRHYTSLNNARDLDVLRAALGEKKLTFMGASYGTYFGALYASLFPSHVRRMVFDSAVNPDPDQIWYRNNLDQSLAFEERWADFRAWVAKHDATYHLGVTPEEVQRSYERVRASVALKAAGGKVGPGELHATMLGAGYYDDYWAMRATALSEFLKGNTKPLLDQATPRPAAAVDNENGNAVYTAVECNDAPWPTDWKVWDRDNTELAARAPFETWDNAWMNLPCAFWSAPRQRPVDIRTAPGALPPTLILAAERDAATPYPGALELQRRLSGAALVTERDAGTHGIAGGPNACVNDHVEAYLLAGKTPGEHAECKPHAEPNPVSLEEDETRSELRRRLNPGAQL is encoded by the coding sequence ATGAGAGCAGTTGCGAAGTACGGGGCCCTGGCCACCCTCGGCTCCTTGGTCCTGTCCACCCTCTCCGCCGCCCCGGCGGGCGGCGCGGACTTCGCCGGCGCCTCGTCGGAGGAGCGCGGCACGGTCGTCGCCGCCAAGCGCGCCGCCGCCGCCGGAATCACGTTCCGTACGTGCCCCAAGGCCGAGATGCTGCCCGCTCCTCTCACCTGCGGCACCGTCGAGGTCCCCCTCGACTACGCTCGGCCGGACGGCGAGCGGATCCGGCTCACCGTCAGCCGTGTGAAGGCGTCCGGCAAGACGGGCGCGGCGGGCGGCGACGGCAAGGCCGTGGAGACCGTCGCGCGCCAGGGCGCCCTCGTCTACAACCCCGGCGGCCCCGGCGCCTCCAGCATGGCCTTCCCGCTGGCGGCCGGCCTGCCCGAGTGGAAGCGGATCGCGGCGGCGTACGACGTCGTCGGCTACGCCCCGCGCGGCGTCGGCCGCTCCGCGCCGCTGTCCTGCCAGCAGCCCGCGGACTTCGCGAAGGCCCCCACCCTCGCGCCGACGCACCCCTCGGAGTCGTACAAGAGGGAGCGGATCTCCCGCGCGAAGGCGTACGCCCAGGGCTGCGCCCGCAACGGGGGACACGCCCTGCGCCACTACACGTCGCTGAACAACGCCCGCGACCTCGACGTTCTGCGGGCCGCCCTCGGCGAGAAGAAGCTGACCTTCATGGGCGCCTCCTACGGAACGTACTTCGGCGCGCTCTACGCCTCGCTCTTCCCTTCCCACGTGCGCCGGATGGTCTTCGACTCGGCCGTCAACCCGGACCCGGACCAGATCTGGTACCGCAACAACCTCGACCAGTCCCTCGCCTTCGAGGAGCGCTGGGCCGACTTCCGGGCCTGGGTCGCCAAGCACGACGCGACGTACCACCTCGGTGTCACGCCCGAGGAGGTGCAGCGCAGTTACGAGCGCGTACGGGCGTCGGTCGCGCTCAAGGCGGCCGGCGGCAAGGTCGGGCCCGGCGAGCTGCACGCGACGATGCTCGGGGCGGGCTACTACGACGACTACTGGGCGATGCGCGCGACGGCGCTCTCGGAGTTCCTGAAGGGCAACACGAAGCCCCTGCTCGACCAGGCCACCCCGCGGCCGGCCGCCGCCGTCGACAACGAGAACGGCAACGCCGTCTACACGGCCGTGGAGTGCAACGACGCGCCGTGGCCGACGGACTGGAAGGTGTGGGACCGCGACAACACGGAACTCGCCGCGCGGGCCCCGTTCGAGACGTGGGACAACGCGTGGATGAATCTGCCGTGCGCGTTCTGGTCGGCCCCGCGCCAGCGGCCCGTCGACATCCGCACCGCTCCCGGTGCGCTGCCGCCGACGCTTATCCTGGCCGCCGAGCGGGACGCGGCGACGCCGTATCCGGGGGCGCTGGAGCTGCAACGGCGCCTGTCCGGTGCGGCGTTGGTGACCGAGCGCGACGCGGGCACGCACGGCATCGCGGGCGGCCCCAACGCGTGCGTCAACGACCACGTGGAGGCGTATCTGCTGGCCGGAAAGACGCCGGGGGAGCACGCGGAGTGCAAACCGCACGCGGAGCCCAACCCGGTGTCGCTGGAAGAGGACGAGACCCGCTCCGAGCTGCGGCGGAGGCTGAACCCGGGCGCTCAACTCTGA
- a CDS encoding aldo/keto reductase, which translates to MKTRRIGTVEVSSIGLGGMPMSIEGRPDEARSVATIHAALDAGVTFIDTADAYHLLATDVGHNESLIAKALASHSAGGEVLVATKGGHLRPGDGSWTLNGSPEYIKRACEESLRRLGVESIGLYQFHRPDPKVPYEESVGALRELLDEGKIQQAGISNADPERIRAANEILGGRLVSVQNQFSPAFRSSEPELDLCTELGIAFLPWSPFGGIRNAAGLGTSFGAFNRVAEAHGVSPQRVCLAWMLAKSPVVVPIPGSSRPETITDSVGAAELELTPAEVAELDAA; encoded by the coding sequence ATGAAGACTCGTCGTATCGGCACCGTCGAAGTCAGCTCCATCGGGCTGGGCGGAATGCCGATGTCGATCGAGGGACGGCCCGACGAGGCCCGTTCCGTCGCCACCATCCACGCGGCGCTGGACGCCGGCGTGACATTCATCGACACGGCGGACGCCTACCATCTGCTCGCCACCGACGTGGGCCACAACGAGTCCCTGATAGCCAAGGCGCTGGCCTCACACAGCGCGGGCGGCGAGGTCCTGGTGGCCACCAAGGGCGGTCATCTGCGGCCCGGCGACGGTTCCTGGACGCTGAACGGCTCGCCGGAGTACATCAAACGTGCCTGCGAGGAGTCGCTCCGCAGGCTCGGGGTGGAGTCGATCGGGCTGTACCAGTTCCACCGCCCCGACCCGAAGGTGCCGTACGAGGAGTCCGTCGGCGCCCTGCGTGAGCTGCTCGACGAGGGCAAGATCCAGCAGGCCGGCATATCCAACGCCGACCCGGAGCGGATCCGCGCGGCCAACGAGATCCTGGGCGGCCGGCTCGTCTCCGTACAGAACCAGTTCTCGCCGGCGTTCCGTTCCAGCGAGCCGGAGCTCGACCTCTGTACGGAGCTGGGGATCGCGTTCCTGCCGTGGAGCCCGTTCGGCGGCATCAGGAACGCGGCCGGACTCGGCACGTCCTTCGGCGCGTTCAACCGCGTCGCCGAGGCTCACGGAGTGAGCCCGCAGCGTGTCTGCCTGGCCTGGATGCTGGCGAAGTCGCCCGTCGTGGTGCCGATCCCGGGCTCCAGCCGGCCCGAGACCATCACCGACTCGGTCGGTGCCGCCGAGCTCGAACTCACGCCCGCCGAGGTGGCGGAGCTGGACGCGGCCTGA
- a CDS encoding LysR family transcriptional regulator, whose translation MELRHLEYFVAVAEERHFTRAAQRLLVSQSGLSASVRALERELGAALFVRSTRRVELTGAGRALLVEASRALASVRAGKEAVAAVQGLMRGTLSVGTEQCVTGVHVPGLLARFRSEHPDVEIRLKQAGSASLVDDVAEGRLDLAFVVVAGAVPEGVRLVRLAGEPMVLLCHPGHRLAGAAEARWADLADEVFVDFHQDWGARGLTDRAFDAVDVERRVALEVNDVHSLIELVGEGLGVAVVPRPVARKDHAAGLSTVPLAGAESGLWEVSAAVPEEGRTGPAARKLLSYLTDPGAYEMPESACGARAAAATP comes from the coding sequence GTGGAACTCCGTCATCTTGAGTACTTCGTCGCCGTCGCGGAAGAGCGGCACTTCACGAGGGCCGCGCAGCGACTGCTGGTCTCCCAGTCGGGCCTCTCGGCGTCCGTGCGCGCGCTGGAACGCGAGCTGGGCGCCGCGCTCTTCGTGCGGTCCACGCGCAGGGTGGAGCTGACCGGCGCGGGGCGCGCGCTGCTCGTGGAGGCCTCGCGCGCGCTGGCGAGCGTACGGGCGGGCAAGGAGGCAGTCGCCGCCGTACAGGGGCTGATGCGCGGCACGCTGTCGGTCGGCACCGAGCAGTGCGTCACCGGCGTGCACGTCCCCGGTCTGCTCGCGCGCTTCCGGTCCGAGCACCCCGATGTCGAGATACGGCTGAAGCAGGCGGGCTCCGCGTCACTCGTGGACGACGTCGCGGAGGGACGGCTGGACCTGGCGTTCGTCGTCGTGGCCGGGGCCGTACCGGAGGGGGTGCGGCTGGTCCGGCTGGCGGGCGAGCCGATGGTGCTGCTCTGCCACCCCGGTCACCGGCTCGCGGGGGCGGCCGAGGCGCGGTGGGCCGATCTGGCCGACGAGGTCTTCGTGGACTTCCACCAGGACTGGGGAGCCCGTGGCCTCACGGACCGGGCTTTCGACGCCGTGGACGTGGAGCGGCGGGTCGCCCTGGAGGTCAACGATGTCCACAGCCTGATCGAGTTGGTCGGGGAGGGCCTCGGCGTCGCCGTGGTGCCCCGCCCGGTCGCCCGCAAGGACCACGCGGCCGGGCTCAGTACGGTGCCGCTGGCCGGGGCGGAGAGCGGCCTCTGGGAGGTCTCGGCGGCCGTCCCGGAAGAAGGCCGCACCGGCCCCGCGGCGCGCAAGCTGCTCTCGTACCTGACAGACCCGGGGGCGTACGAGATGCCGGAAAGTGCGTGCGGCGCTAGGGCCGCAGCAGCCACCCCCTGA